Within Triticum dicoccoides isolate Atlit2015 ecotype Zavitan chromosome 1B, WEW_v2.0, whole genome shotgun sequence, the genomic segment tgatgtactcgttgagacgaacaattttacatattGCACGTACGAAACGGAGCcacagatgcagagatacggcatgacgaacatggcatgaaaattactgaatCTGGGGACTTGCTGGATTCGGGATCAACCTCTGGAACTGCACGGTTTACGAGGCACGTCGGAGATGGGGCCGGAATCTTCGCCGGAGTTGCGGGGATGGCCGGAGAAGAcgaatccgggccggatctcgccggatccggccggattccGGCAACATGGCGGCGGCCACGGCCGCGGAGGCGAGGGGAGGAGGCGAAGGCGAGCGCCCTCGGTGGCGCGGGACctgtggggcggcggcggcatggaTCCGCAGCGGCGGCCGGCGGGCGGGGCCGCGACTGGACGGCGACTGCGGGCGCTCGGGGGAGGCGCGCACGGGCGCGCAAGGCGGAGGGGCGCGGAGGCCGGGCGCCATGGCGGACGGGCGCGCCGGAGGCGGCGGAttccggcgacggcggggacgcCCAGGCGGCAACGGAGCGGTTCcggcggcgctcgggaggagcCGGCGCGGAGCGGGTCGAGCGGCGGCGGGGACGGGCTCGCGCGGGCCtcagatgggctcggcgggcccgctGCGGCAcgcaggagagagagagaccggCGGGACAGGTGGCACCTCCTGGTTGGCTGCGATCggtggggcggacatgtccggcgcgacgcACACACgttcggcggcgcggggaggaaaaAAAATAGGGTTTCAGGGGGATTTGAtccgcgaaaatggaaggggagggcctatttataggtagagggagctaggagtgtccaaatgaggagcggttttcgcccacacgatcgtgatcgaacgaccgagagcatggaggggagttagatgggttttgggccactttggaaggggtgttgggctgcaaagagagaggggctttacggttaaccggttaaccgttggagtatcaaacgacctccaaatggcacgaaacttgacaggcggtctaccggtgctataccaaggccacttggcaagcctcgggccattccgagaaagtttaacacctgctcacaacgagagacaaaaggggaacgccggaggacataagagcgccggattgcaaaacggacaacggggaaaaagctcggatgcatgagacgaacacgtatgcaaaatgaaatgcacatgatgacatgataaaatgcaacatgcaagcaaatgacatggcaacggcggcgaataactggcagacacctggcgcatcggatccggggcgttacagaaccCCTGTGGTCCGCTTTCCAGGACCTGTTCATCCAGGCGGTCAACCCGGACATGTGTGTAGCCTCGGCActtgcctcctccccccttgcgatCTGTTTCAGACGCGAGCTTACAGGACCGGAACTAGCCCACCTGGCTGAGTTACGCGAGCTTATCGCGCCGGTGACGCTTACCATGCACGCGGACACCGTGTCGTGGTCACTCACTCCTTCCGGCAAGTTCACGGTTAAATCCCTATACCGTAAGATGTGCCAGAGCCAGGCCTGCCTTGTGCCGAAAGGCCTATGGACCGCGCATCTTCCTCTTAAGATTAAGGTGTTCTTCTGGCAGATGTTCCGCAATTGGCTGCCCACCTCGGCTAACGTGGCCAAACGGAATGGTCCGTCGACAGGCACTTGCGCGGTGTGTCACATCGCGGAAGATGCGAATCATGTCTTCTTCCGCTGCCCATTAGCCCGTTTTGCTTGGAGTGCGGTTCGTGCAGCCGCTAACACCTCTTGGAACCCACGTTCGACTGCCGACCTTGCGGGCCTATTTGCCTCTGCCTCTGGAGCCAATAATCGCGTGTTGTGGAGCTGCATCGGAGCCCTAGCTTGGTCTCTCTGGCTTACTAGGAATAATCTTGCGATCGAGGGTATATTCCCAACGCACCCTGCTAACATCCTATTCAAATGCAACCTCTTCCTGCAGCAGTGGAGTCCGTTGGTGAGGCACAAGGATGCTGATAAGATGAAGCATGCCCAAGAACGTCTGCGCCGTCTACATTTTGGCTAGGGAGCCTCCCGCCTCGTCTTCGTCGTGATTGGGGCCCTTTTGCGTCGTGTTTGAGCGAGCCTGCGTGCTCTATGCTCTGGCTTCATGCCATGTTTCTCGCATCACCTTTCTCTGGCCAGGTCTTGCGGGTGTAAACTGTAAGTTACTGTTGGCCGGGAGCCTCCGTGCTCGTGTCGTTTACTTTTCGGAACTTGTTATGTTACGCTGCCTgctgtgggctttattaatttaaagttgGACGCGTCTAagcgtcttcgttctaaaaaaaagatAACCAATAGGGACGAAATCTCCGTTGAGTGCAAGCCAGTAGGGCCGAAACCTCCTccaagaaaaagaacgaagaagtGCACTGGGCCGGGCCTGCTCGCAAGATGATTATATAGTCCCGGAGAGCGCAAGAGAGCACCACCCACTTGTTCCCCCACCTTCTTTCTTCTCGGCGGAGGCGCAGGCGCAGGCGACATGAAGCGGCGAACGcagaaccctagccgcctcccACATCCGCAAGGTACGCTCACCAAAACCCACTGAAATCTCCACGGCTGCAACCTGAtcgatggtgtgtgtgtgtgtggcggtaCGGCATTGGGGTGCCGCGGCCGGCGGTGGTGATTCGTTCCGGATTTGTCATCCCCTAATCCCTCCCTGACCAATTGTTGGTAGGCCGGCGATGATGGCGGCGATTCGGTGCGCGGCCAGGAGGCTCGGTGGCTCCCTGCTCCAGCGGACGCAGGCGGCTGTCGCGGAGGAGGGACGCCGGCTCGCGCCAAGCAAGCTCATGCGCTCCCGTCAGCTCTCCAGCCAGGTCTCCGGCGAGGTATCTTAACCAAAATTGACACCTTTTTTCGCATGATCCATCTCAAGTCATCAAGTATTTAGCCATCCATAATCGTATTCTGCGCAATCGAAACATTAGCACGCATTTGTCTCTGTTAGCAGCTGCATGGCGATCGCCTGTACGTACGTGCTAGCCCACGTACTCGCCACGATCCCCACTCCTGCGCACGTCGctccacccccctctctctctctgagcGCCATTGCGGCATGTACTTGTACTATATATTGTTGAATACAGAACGGGAGCACCCATGGTGCATTCTCCCTCTCGCATACTGGCCTTTATTCCGCTGCCATTCCCGCTCGGCCATGGCGATCCCTCCGCCaccccctccgccgccgcctcctccccccacCCTTCCATGGCGGCACCCCGAGCCCGATCCATACCATGTCTCTCCTCACCCCCACCGCCCTGGCGCTGGGCGCGCTCCTGGCTCACCGCGACACCGACGCGAGCTCCTCCACGGCACCTCCGGGCCAGTCGCCATTGGTCgcggtcttcatcaaccaacacgttCCCCTCGTGCTCAGCCTCAACCCTCCCAACTTCTCCCAGTGGCACACCCTCTTCGAGGTGCAGTTCCAGAAGGCCGGCATCGCCAACCACATCACCGGTCCGCCCCGGCGGGCGGATGTCGCTTGGCTTTAGGACGACGCTCACGTCCTCTCGTGGCTCTACAACCGAGTCAGCCCCGAGATCTTCGGCCTGGTGCATCGCCGTCGAGCCACTGCTGCTGAGGTTTGGGAGGCGATCTGCGCGATCTTCCTCGCGAACCAGGAGCACCAACTCATCCTCCTCGCCACCGAATTCCGCCGCATCGAGCAAGGATCCTCCTCCATCCTCTCCTACTTTGCTCGGCTCAAGGACTGCGTCGATCGCCTGGCGGACTTGGGCGAGCACGTCGGCGATCGTGACCAAGTCCTGAACATGATTCGCGGTCTCCATCCCAGGTTTCGCTACGTTGTCCCCATACTCACAATGCAGTCTCCCTTCCCCACCTTCCTTCGCTGTCGTGCATTCCTTCTCCTCGAGGAAAGCCACCACGCCGAGGACACCCCCAACAACGTCGCCCTACACGCCGTGTGCACACCGACGCCTCCAAACTCCGGCGGGGGCAACGACAACACCAATCGCCCCGGCGGGGGTGGCCGTGGTGGCGGCCGCGGCAGAGGAAAAGGCAGGGCCTCCGGTGGGGGCGGGCCTCATCAGCACGGCggggctgcgcctccccccccccCGCTCTCCTGCCCCGGCGCCCTGGACGGGCATGGTCCACGTCTGGCCCATGCTGTGGCGCCCCCACGCTCCTGGTGCTNNNNNNNNNNNNNNNNNNNNNNNNNNNNNNNNNNNNNNNNNNNNNNNNNNNNNNNNNNNNNNNNNNNNNNNNNNNNNNNNNNNNNNNNNNNNgaagcctttgagagagaaatccttgcgaggacaaagcccaaacacccagagccaaagagtgttaggcatcactgaagtctttctgtctgtgtgacctgaagacttattacacttgaggactgtgtatcctccagccggttaggcgtcgtgttctgagcatccaagagtcattgtggattgccggtgaacgaagtctatgaaggttcgggagtctaccttgaagacttaccagagtgattgggcaaggactgtgtgtccttagctcaaggggaataaggtgaagacgcggtcttctgagttgaatctcagcctccctaaccaaacgtacagttgtcacagcaactggaactggtccaacaaatcatgtgtcttcaacaagtgactggttctatcccttccctccttactttgagtttgtcttcgtgaagtcattgcttatctgtcttatatgtttgacttcattgcttgactactattgttgattggcttcatactatcttccatcctgatccttactacctagctgctattagtcttcgtacgttaacactattgcatacttgactatggcttgcttggtgtagtttatcttccgctgcatatcaattaggtcatttctattgtttgtctttgaaacttccatgttttgaagactttcataaaaatcgcctattcaccccccccccctctagtcgataactagcactttcactatcgagcaaccatgatcccccaccggaagcaaacacctacaagagatcagtgcttggttttaggtacccattttgtaatgggtcctttgatgttagtaacaagggtcttaggaacccaaatagaccattcaatgtattcacgaggagaaccaacaaattttgcataaacatgaccatcactagcacgacataacacataagaaggattaaagtcgctggctttgttgggaggggtggcattgcccttattgacaccaccaccctttgcattgttcttcttctccttggaagcaccctctccctccttcacaaaagtttgcttgagaggaggaggtcgtttggtcttgtcattcttcttcttgttctttggcttgggtgcgaacccaatcccctccttggccacaacttccttttgattgctcaaaaggtcgttgaggttcttctcaccttgtatgcatgacacaaggcctttctcaagttgctccttcaacttagcattctcctcaacaagatgcacatgctcacaacaagggttagtagcatttgcattatcaatcaaCACCATATGAGGAAAGATGGCTTTCTCCTTGGTAAGctttacttggagttgatcatgagactccttgaggctagcatgaacacccttcaagactttgtgagccttgtcgagaatgtcaaactctctttgagtctagcaagatcaaccccaagctttgccttctcggagtttagcacacgagaaacaacaagataatgatcaagatctttctttaatttagcatgatcatcgttgtgtgactcctcaagagccaaacgaagaccacgctcttcctcaagagcattggaaagatccgaaatctcatcggcatagtcacgactatgcccctccatcttagagatggtatcttcgtgagcctcgatcatgtcattggcttcaccaagttgttccaagagagcaacgaaggatttacccttgagtttacccataaaggcctcaaactcattctcCTCCACATTAGTTCCCCCATGTTCATCGATTCTATCCGTTGAAGAAGGATGATCAATGatagtagttttgatgttgggggttaccttgttggtggctttagccatgagacacttggcggtgatgctctcattgggtgagtcgaagagagacacccgtggagtcgtcgcaatggcaacggaggccatggcaatcgactcaccatcttcatcatcgtcatcatcctcattgtactcttcttgtaccaccaatgccttgtgaggaatcttcttggtgaagttgctcttgttgggaaaCGACTTGGCCTAATCCttacggatgagcttgccaccgttgtcttccctcttctcatacgggcactccgcaacaaagtggctcacattgccacaattgaagcaagtcctcactcgttgcttgccctttgcGCCACTTGAATTGTTCTTGCTGAAGTTggaccttgagttcttcttgctccaaaattgccttgaagcaagggccatgtgttcataatacgcatacttcgtatcttcgaggttgctctcctcttcttcctcctcttcctcttcttcgacacaaacttggccttcaatgcaaggttgggcttctttgctctttgagagcgAAGTACCACATTGTTGGCGGTCTTGTCCAAtatgctcatagccacaaactcatctaacacctcacttgaggacaaggtgtggaagtccggcctttgacgaatgacggaggacatggctttgtggtagggcatcattgccttgaggaatttgcgcttgatccaattgtcatccgtatccttacTTCCATCACCTCGGAGAGAGACCGCGAGTTtgattactctccgataaagctcacgaggttcttcatcttctttcattgcaaactcatcgtctTCATCTTGCACAAACTTCATAGTTGgaacgttgaatgcttgcgcttccccgatagaggGAAACCACTTGGCCCACACATCTTTGGCCAAGGAGTAGGGCCAGAGATGAGGAAGGTCTTCGGGAGGGATtgcttcttggatgatgaagagagcattctcattgaattgatcatccacggcttctctaggagtgaagttgcttcggtcatgcggataaaaaccttcttcaatgattctccaaaggttagtgttcacatgatttaaatgacgcttaaaatgatagacccaagaatcaaaatcctccttTTTATCAATCttggggggaggaccggcatgattcaagtgagtagaaggaatcggtccaccatagaccgttggaggttccacatgggcaaagatgccggtgccattcttaccactagacaaaggggctttctcactagtagcttcccccttgtcggggttagcatccgtcaccttgttagcgggatcacccactttcaacggtgcggtggaaagtttaagcccttcaatgaatttattaaacatgcttttgaCCTCGGTTgttatggaggttttcaatgtgtccaacgccacattgaattcctcatgtgaGATCGAGgtacccccatctcccgtagacgatatcggattcgcaccggagtgctcctccacatcgTCTACGACGTCaatcatactcttcggacggtaaagtccttaaaagagacgaggctctgataccaattgaaaggatcgatatagttgacagaggggggggtgaataggcaactaatactttttaacttttctttaacactttaaactttgcatcaaagtaggttgtctaaatatgcaactaagtgagcaacctatatgatgcaacaatgataAGCACACTAGCAAGCAAGAGATAtagcacaaataagcttgcacaagtaaaggcacgagataacaaagagtggagccggtggagacgaggatgtgttaccgaagttccttccctttgaggggaagtacgtctccgttggagcggtgtggaggcacaatgctccccaagaagccactagggccaccgtattctcctcacgccctcacacaatgcgagatgccgtgattccactattggtgaccttggaggcggcgaccgaacctttacaaacaaggttggggcaatctccacaacttaattggaggctcccaacgacaccacgaagcttcaccacaatggactatggctccgcggtgacctcaaccgtctagggtgctcaaacacccgagagtaacaagatccgcaagggattagtggggggaatcaaatttctcttggtggaagtgtagatcggggccttctcaaccattcctgagcaaatcaacaagtttggttggctagggagtgagatcgggtgaaaatggagtttggagcaacaatggagcttggggttggaagaggtagtcaactagaggaagaagacaccccattTATAGCCgtggacaaaatccaaccgttatccacttaaccaacccgcgacatgcggtactaccgctccagaaacgcggtactaccgcaaggccacgcggtactaccacgGCAGCGGCAGGGACTAGAACATGCCTGACAGAGAGCGGTACTTccgcgagcgcggtactaccgctcccccttgcggtactaccacaaggcggGAAAGTCCTATTCTGGGAAAGGCgcagatgaataaaaatacatctgtgcctacttccgctggaaaTCAAacgatgcaaaaatccgacacggtatttCCAATTCCTTGGCTGACAGGGGATCATGGACACTCTTGTAGACATGGAGAAAAATGATTGACATAACATGTAGACGATGTGCCCTAGAGAGCAATGGAGAAGAATTCTCTCCCTCAAGACTAGCCCTGCTTCTGccaaaggaaaaaaaatgaaagaaagaaccggGCCTCTTTTATGAAAAGAAAAATAGAACAAGCGCATAGCTGGGCCGGGCCTGGCGCACCGCATCTTTCCCCCTTCATTCTTCTCGGCGGAGGCGGAAGCGACAGGAAGCCGAGCGAGGAACCCTAGCCGCGCGAGCGCGAGGAACGCCCAGATCCGCAAGGTGCGCTCACCGAAACCTACCGAAATCTCCTCGGCTGCAACGCGATCGATGGTGTGTGTGTGGCATTGGGGTGCCGCGGCGGGCCGACCGGCCGGCGGGGGCGATCCGTGACGGACTTCTTTTTATCCTAATCCCTAATCAATTGTTGGCAGGCCGGAGACGATGGCGGCGGTTCGATGCGCGGCGAGGAGGCTCGGTGGCTCCCTGCTCCAGCGAGCGCAGGCGGAGGAGGGACGCCGGCTCGTGCCAAGCAGCCTCATGCGCTCCCGCCACCTCTCCAACTCCACAGAGGTATCTTGACCCaaaattgacatcttttttctccaGCGAGGTAGCCTGTGACTGTTcaatcaaaatagcaccatgtatgTCTCTGTTCTGTTAGCCAGAGACAAGAGCAAATCATCTCACGACTGTAGCCAGCGATGAtcgaattcttctgtgcaacaatacaAACAGCAGCAAGCATGTGTCTCTATCTTCCAGTGTTAGCTACTGTACTAACTAGTTGAAGAAACAAGAGCAAAATCACTTGCTTCTCATCCTCATAACTACTGTACTTGTTCATCCTGACCTCAACCTACTGCCGCTTGCAAATCATATCATCTGCCAACCTTACTTATTGTCCTGCCTGATCTGAGCATGATGACCTTTTTTTTTTTGCTCATCCCTTTAACAATGCAACATGTGTACTTCTGCTTCCTGCACTTGCTGGTATTATTTACCCCCTCCGCCGCCCCGCAATGTTTGCGTCAAAAACACGGAGGTTCTGTTACTGCTTCGCTACACATGCATGCTGCTTTGCTTTCTGCACACATCCAACCTCGCTTCGCTTTACTGGCTGGCACCACAGTATCCATCCTTCTTAATCATTATTATTTACCAATCACAATCGCGCTTACTCTTAATGATTGATGATGCTACAAAGTAACAACATTGATTGATTATTATCTGTGTTCATGAATCCAGCAAGCGCAAGAGATCCAGCAGAAGACGGAGGCGTTCCATGACGCGGTGTCTGATGCGGTGCTTAGGTTGAAGGAGTTCAATGATGCCTTAGTTAAGGCGGGGGATCCTACTGGCGACAAGTTTTTTTCTGTGCCACGAACGGGCTATGAGTAGGATCTATACACTTGGATCCATTTCTTCATCAATTTCCTCTTTGTCTGACATGAGTTTATCTATAATCTCACTTGACCTCCATAATACCTCTCTCTACCCGCAGGCGCCTTAAGATGTATGGAAGAAGAGCTCAGGGTGTGATAGAGTTTACTTCCAAGACGGCCGTCTTTGTGGTGTTCGCCATTTCCTTCTTTACTCTCAGCAGCATGAAGAGCGAAGAGTTGGCGTCAGGGGAAACCACCACTGAAGTGAAGGCCGCAAATTGACAAGCCCAACATGGATCGTGCCCCAGCTTGTTCTTCAGTCTCTAATTATCACCTGCAGTTTGGCTACCTAGCACTATGCTATCTTTGTGATGGTGTGTGACGTTGCATGCTGTTATATCTCTATATATCTGTTCGTTCGGACCGGACGGGTGATGTCAACATATATGCATGCATTGTTGCTGGTGTTACTGCCTTATTTTAGTAGAGGATCACATTCCAATCCTGTTAGAAGGTTGAGTATCTCTAAGCAAATTGTATGATGCCCTTTTGCGATCCATTCATTTTGTGACACCCCCTGTTTGTTTTACTTGAAGTTCCCGTACGGGCACCCCCAGGCCTTGGAAGGGACGATCTGGGGTTTGGTTTTcaaccagttttttgtgatttataGAAGATTGTAAGACTGGGAGGTTGTGGATTTGGTTTTGAATCAGGATTTTGTGATTTATGGAAGATTGTAAGACTTAGGAGGTTGGGGATTTGGTTTGCAATCAGAATTTTTTGTGATTTATGGAACATTGTAAGACTTGGGAGATTGGGGATTTGGTCTTCACCCAGGTTTTCGTGGTTTATTATGGAAGATTGTAAGACTTGGGAGGTTGGGGATTTGGTTTTCAATCAGGATTTTGTGATTTATGGAAGATTGTAAGACCTGGGAGATTGGGGATTTGGTTTGCAATCAGGATTTTGTGATTTATGGAAGATTGTAAAACCTGGGAGATTGGGGGTTTGGTTTTTAACCAGCTTTTTGTGAACTCTGGAGATtgggggtttctttttctttttcagccAGGTTTTTTGCGATCTCTGAAAGATGGGAGAATCTGGGCCGTTTGAAGCTGCATGAGGAGGAAGCGTGGGGTTTCGCTGAATCTTGCCAAAGATGTGACTTGGAGATAGATCGCGACCGGTGATAATTTTGTTGACAGTCCAGTTTGGGTGCTTTTGAAAGGCAATGAATCTTGGTCCATTATGTTTATCTGTTACTGGTAGATTTGTAACTGTTTCATTTTTGTACTTGGATTACCATACTGAGGAGATGATTAGGCTATAACCTGAAAACACCCCCGTTTCAAAATAGTTGAA encodes:
- the LOC119313988 gene encoding uncharacterized protein LOC119313988, producing the protein MAAVRCAARRLGGSLLQRAQAEEGRRLVPSSLMRSRHLSNSTEQAQEIQQKTEAFHDAVSDAVLRLKEFNDALVKAGDPTGDKFFSVPRTGYERLKMYGRRAQGVIEFTSKTAVFVVFAISFFTLSSMKSEELASGETTTEVKAAN